The DNA segment CCGCGACCGGGAGCGCGAACGACCAGGAGGTGATCAGCGTTCATCTCGCGGGTACTAATCCCGGGATGCCGGGAGGAGTCCGCCCGGCGCCGAGGCGCGTCCGGGCGCCGTGTTCCGCCGGCTACTCCTCCTATGGCGCCTGCCAAGCGGCGGTGTGGCGGATCGTCGTTGTCGTTGTTCTGCTGTCGATCCTATACGCGGTCACAAGCAGTCGGGGTTATGAGCACTTGGAACACCTACCGCCCTGAAGACGCGACCCGGAGAAGATGAGGGGTGCCTGGGGTGTTCCGCGGCATTTCGGTGCCGGTGTCGCCGCTGTTCGAGAATCTGCGGGACGGGGCCACGAGTGACCACGTTCTGCGTTGCTCCCACGGGTGCGAGCGACACAGCCCCTGGCCGTGCTCGATCACGAGCGGAAGGCGCTGATGGAGGCGGCCCGGTCGTGGAAATACTCTTTGACACGGAAAACTTGGTAGTGCCGCAGGCGGTTACCTGAGACACTACCGAAAACTTCGACAGTGTAGCTTTGAGAACAAGGTAACCTTCCGTCACCTCGCCAACCCGCAAGTGTTGCGGAGGTTGACCATGGGGACCATGGGGAGCGCACGGTGAACCGTCGTAGCCTCATGCGAGGCCGGCGCACTTTCAGTCCGATCGCAAGCTCATAGAGGATTCAAGGTCGGCGTTTTGCGGTAAGGCCACCGGCCGTCTCGAATTCTCTCCTCAACGGCCTTCGCGTCAATGGTCTGGCAGAACCGGAAATCAAGGTTGGTCCGGATGTAGTCCCGAATCAGCCCGTCGAATCGCAGTTCGCCTGCGCCGATCTGCCAGATTTGCTCCGGTGTGAGTGTCCGCAGCAATATCCGATCCGCGATGTACACGTTGAACTGGTCGTTCGCTCGGTTACCGAGCCAGTGCGAATTGAGACGGTTGCGGAGGTTGTCGGACCGTCCAACATATAGGAATTGACCGGAATCAGCCCAGATGGTGTAGACCCCGGTAGTTTCCGGCACCGAGCCTTTGGTATCGGGCCAATTCCTGAACGCATACGGAACGCCCCTACGCAATTGGTCAAGGCAGTCGGCCATTCCCGCGCTCGCCACAGGCCTCTCTGCGCGTTCACTAGACGGTGCGGTCCCCGAGTACGATTCTCGGTGCCTGGCTTTTGACCCGACACCGGACACAGGTCCTAACGCGTCAGCGCTTCTCATGGTCCCTTCTTCAGACCGCACGGTCAGCGACTTACCGGCCTTATCAACCGTGAAGCGAAACACAATAGTGGGCCACGCGGCGAGCATGCCATCGTCCACCAATACCCTTCCGAGACTCGCGGCTGGTGCTGCAAGGTCACCCTTAGAAGCGCGTACAATGCCGCCGTGACGCACCCGCACGATGCAGTACCAGTTCTTCTTCTGGGGGCTACACTTTCTGATGCCGCCCAGGGCGACATGGCCTGTAGCCCCGTTCGCAGCGGTTTCAACTGCGGCCCGAAACGACAACTCCGAAATCGTGGTCTTCCAGAACAACTCGTACTTCGGCATTCTCCATTCCCTCTGAGGTCACTATCGGTTCACGTGACTGGTCCCTGCGCTCAATACGACGATCGTGACCTCATGATGGGCAAGGGTAAGCGCGCCATCGGGCCGTGAGTGGTCGAGACCCAAGGAGCGAGACCTGACAGTTCACTTGTTCGGCTCGATGGCTTCCAGGAATCGATACATCCCGGATGAAGGGTTGTCATGCGGGAAGAGGGTGCCATCTCCTTCATGCTTGGCGGCTAGGGCGAGCGCACGAGCGGCAGCAGCCGCTCGCCGAGGCATGTACAGCGTACCATCCAACCCTTTGCCCGTACTCCGGTCATGTTTACGGCGCAGCTTCCCGGCAGCCTCATTGTCGAGCCAGGCGGCGTGGTCGTCGAAATGAAGCGCTAGCCAGAGTTCGAAACACGGGTTCGAAATGGCCAAATGGACGTCGTTACTTTCAGCCCGGTCGATGGCCTCCTGAAGGTTGGGATGATTCTTGGGCCATTCGACATCGAAGAGACACCAGACGTCGTCGACCGCGCCTTGATCTCTCGGGTTTCGAACTCGGGCGTCAACCGCCCGCTTCACCAGTGTCAACGGCACGACACCGTTTCCATTCTCTATTCTGATGTCGACCGCCGCGATTTCGCGCACCGCAGGTTCCCGTTTCAACGATCTGAGATAATCAGGCTCCGTCGTCCTTCCTTCGCAGAATACCAAGAAAGTGTATTTCGGCCGCCGATAACCGACCCGGCGCTGGAGCGATGACCGGCTGCGACGCCTAGGTTTGGACCGCTTAGCCATCGTGAGATTCAGAGAACAGGCCGAGGGCTCTTCGGACTTCAGCTTGGTCGACATCAGGAATCGAACCGAACCGGCCTTGTAGGTAGGCCCTCTCTAGGTTCAGAGACTTCCTTACGCGTTCGCCAGCGAACTCGGCCAGTGCAACGAGATGTGTGGCGCCGTTGAGCGCCTTTTTTGTAAGCCAGACCTCATCGCGGTTTAGGCTATTCAAGAGCGATGTGTCGTGGGAGGTGAACACAAGTTGAGCTCCGTGGGGATTTGTCAAGGGATCCTGGAAGATCTCGATCAGTCGGGCCGAAAGCCGAGGGTGAAGACTTGCGTCAATCTCATCAAGCAGGAGAATCCGACCGTTCTGCAGTGCCCGGAGAGCTGGGCCTATGAGATGGAACCAAGTCTGGGTTCCCGCTGATTCCTCTTCTAGCTCAAAAGCGACGGGTTCGTCACCGACCCGGTGCACGAGACGAAGTCGGTCCGTCAACCACCTACGGTGGCGACGCTCGCGCTCCACGACCTTGTAGTTGTGGATTCCGGGGTCCGCGAAACGGAGCAACTCTAGCGCAAGATTCGAGTCTATGCCAGGAGGTCGCTCTTCAGAAGGGTTGAAGAGACTTGGCTGGTTCGTGTCTCCTTGCCCTAGGAACAGCTCGGCGGTGGAGTCAAGCAAGTCGGGACGATAGAAGCCTCTCTGCCCTTGCCCGAGCACTCCCACTCGCGCGATTGTGTGCCCGACTCTTTGGGTAATTGAACCG comes from the Acidobacteriota bacterium genome and includes:
- a CDS encoding RloB domain-containing protein is translated as MVFCEGRTTEPDYLRSLKREPAVREIAAVDIRIENGNGVVPLTLVKRAVDARVRNPRDQGAVDDVWCLFDVEWPKNHPNLQEAIDRAESNDVHLAISNPCFELWLALHFDDHAAWLDNEAAGKLRRKHDRSTGKGLDGTLYMPRRAAAAARALALAAKHEGDGTLFPHDNPSSGMYRFLEAIEPNK
- a CDS encoding ATP-binding protein; the protein is MLLRFHVANHRSILEPVELSMIAVDEDRPATRGFEGLSERVLTVAGIYGPNASGKSNVLDALAWLSMAVANSLRLWDDRIPRDAHRFGDGPTAPSEFELDIVVDGIRHGYRLEVHDAAVRYESLDSYPERRRRNLFTRHGDQIDFRRGFDGARRVQELLMPATLALSAAMRVNGSITQRVGHTIARVGVLGQGQRGFYRPDLLDSTAELFLGQGDTNQPSLFNPSEERPPGIDSNLALELLRFADPGIHNYKVVERERRHRRWLTDRLRLVHRVGDEPVAFELEEESAGTQTWFHLIGPALRALQNGRILLLDEIDASLHPRLSARLIEIFQDPLTNPHGAQLVFTSHDTSLLNSLNRDEVWLTKKALNGATHLVALAEFAGERVRKSLNLERAYLQGRFGSIPDVDQAEVRRALGLFSESHDG